Proteins encoded in a region of the Oncorhynchus clarkii lewisi isolate Uvic-CL-2024 chromosome 18, UVic_Ocla_1.0, whole genome shotgun sequence genome:
- the LOC139373574 gene encoding phosphatase and actin regulator 4B-like isoform X4, whose protein sequence is MAVQYDEVDLQQSTTGSEGGDSSGGTPPSKRKNKFSSFGNMFKPWKWRKKKSSETFLETSIVLERKISVRRPRQELIDRGLLKELPENEGNDVNHSKGPVVKNGQPVPVDRVSESGIRVSRGEAGPGLNPTWLPQGEDPRRGSVPSDDPRSRSRVPSDASRSNRAPLDVDSHARLSVIDLERRSRMPSDVSERRGGSLPRGPAPEEGRQRKEDKEDKREERRDGKEDKREERRDGKEERRDGKEERRDGKEERRDGKEERRDGKEERRDGKEERRDGKEDKREERRDGKVDKREERRNGKEDMREERRDWKEDKREERRDGKEERRDGKEERRDGKEERRDGKEERRDGKEERRDGKEERRDGKEERRDGKEERRGPRDEREERDNREKRDRREERERRDRDDREKSEEGEKEDKEKGGEKDDRREGKERRDDREKRDDRRDDRERKDDRYKIIVREKADERRDDGEERDRRRSPPRPAKPETLLRPFEESRPEVRLHSEMELRQSLQKTSSEDLRSRVRPASEAYRGSTLPRYMPSEEIKGGETRGRAESTGVRFASVHTPDPDSSRREPPPTKQAMLPPKSHLTITTSTEPVRTSTPPSSSTSPAVAVTKPARTVSLIISDDPPPTHSNPVPPVRSSQVPPSSTTGESATPPPVPPHAKQPPVPPPKPTNRNSNPALLVSTLNRASRVQGALSPHYCTSWRRQGELGLYLSLPTYLHRRQTEQACSAELSQAGSGIIVVPAPTRRSPPTPPKRMTPVTKHHSGDPSPVPETSGPSGSVPVPVPIPTVSVPPSTDRGDTRDTLRAVGFQLPTSVPAPAPRPLSHIPTSTPSSHPHLQLPNPASAPLPVPLPFPQKDPPSPTTEPPSHPPASVPAIPLHILIQRALCSPSPAQAKPDGSQRAHSMLFESPPEFLTEAGGRRSLPVTIEPLRLPEDDDFDMEEELEKLHPRRMLPPRQPELEPRSRRGLVVDPRVSVIPEGRGPGDSSEEDEETDSDGPILYRDDDEDEDNDPPSALASRVTRKDTLALKLEREEREGGEGQDGVGWQSREQWEALKNKIGTTLNRRLSQRPTAEELEQRNILPARNEADIRAERSEIKRRLTRKLSQRPTIAELQARKILRFHEYVECTTTQDYDRRADKPWTKLTPSDKAAIRKELNEFKSSEMEVHEESRIYTRFHRP, encoded by the exons ATGATGAGGTGGACTTGCAGCAGAGTACGACAGGGAGTGAGGGGGGTGACTCATCAGGTGGAACCCCTCCCTCCAAACGCAAGAACAAGTTCTCCAGCTTCGGGAATATGTTCAAGCCCTGGaagtggaggaagaagaagagcagCGAGACCTTCCTGGAAACCTCAATAG TGTTGGAGAGGAAGATCTCAGTAAGGAGACCTCGTCAGGAGCTGATTGACAGAGGATTGCTGAAAGAACTGCCGGAGAATG AGGGCAACGACGTGAACCATTCCAAAGGTCCGGTGGTGAAGAATGGCCAGCCAGTACCTGTTGACCGGGTCTCAGAGTCAGGGATCAGGGTGTCCCGGGGGGAGGCAGGCCCAGGGCTCAACCCCACCTGGCTACCCCAGGGAGAGGACCCACGGCGGGGCAGCGTCCCTTCAGACGACCCCCGGAGCAGGAGCCGGGTACCCTCTGACGCCTCGCGCTCCAACCGAGCCCCACTGGACGTAGACTCACACGCCAGGCTATCGGTCATAGATCTGGAGAGACGAAGTAGAATGCCGTCTGacgtgtcagagaggagaggagggtcacTACCGAGAGGACCTGCTCCCGAGGAGGGGAGGCAACGGAAAGAGGATAAAGAGGAcaagcgagaggagaggagagatgggaaagaggacaagagagaggagaggcgagacgggaaagaggagaggcgagacgggaaagaggagaggcgagacgggaaagaggagaggcgagacgggaaagaggagaggcgagacgggaaagaggagaggcgagacgggaaagaggagaggcgagacgggaaagaggacaagagagaggagaggcgagacgGGAAAGtggacaagagagaggagaggcgaaacgggaaagaggacatgagagaggagaggagagactggaaagaggacaagagagaggagaggcgagacgggaaggaggagaggcgagacgggaaggaggagaggcgagacgggaaggaggagaggcgagacgggaaggaggagaggcgagacgggaaggaggagaggcgagacgggaaggaggagaggagagacgggaaggaggagaggagagacgggaaggaggagaggagaggtcctcgtgatgagagggaggagagagacaacagggaaAAGAGAGACCggcgagaggagagggaaaggagggacaGAGATGATCGAGAGAAGAgcgaagagggggagaaggaggacaaggagaagggaggagaaaaagatgacagaagagagggaaaagagagaagagatgatCGTGAGAAAAGAGACGACAGGAGAGATGACCGAGAAAGAAAAGATGACCGGTACAAGATAATTGTTCGTGAAAAGGCAGACGAAAGGAGagatgatggggaggagagggataggaggaggagtCCTCCTAGGCCTGCTAAACCAGAGACCCTCTTGAGACCTTTTGAAGAGAGTCGTCCTGAGGTCAGACTTCACTCTGAGATGGAGCTAAGGCAGAGTCTCCAGAAGACCTCCTCAGAGGACCTCCGTAGCAGGGTCCGTCCTGCCTCTGAGGCTTACCGCGGGAGCACCCTGCCCAGGTACATGCCATCTGAGGAGATCAAAGGAGGGGAGACCCGCGGACGAGCAG AGTCCACTGGTGTCCGCTTCGCCTCTGTCCACACCCCAGATCCTGACTCCTCCCGTAGAGAGCCGCCTCCTACCAAACAGGCCATGCTCCCTCCTAAGAGCCACCTCACTATCACCACCTCCACGGAGCCTGTCCGGACCTccaccccaccctcctcctctacctcccctgcTGTAGCAGTGACCAAGCCCGCCAGGACTGTCTCCCTGATCATCAGTGATGACCCTCCTCCCACCCACTCCAACCCTGTCCCCCCTGTACGTTCCAGCCAGgtacccccctcctccaccacggGGGAATCGGCCACTCCTCCCCCCGTACCCCCCCATGCCAAGCAGCCACCTGTCCCCCCACCCAAACCCACCAACCGCAACAGCAACCCTGCTCTGCTTG TGTCCACATTGAACAGGGCCTCCAGGGTCCAAGGTGCCCTTTCTCCTCACTACTGTACCAGCTGGAGAAGGCAGGGGGAGCTGGGCCTGTACCTTTCCCTGCCCACCTACCTCCACCGCCGACAGACTGAACAAGCCTGCTCAG CGGAGCTCTCTCAGGCTGGCAGTGGTATCATCGTTGTTCCTGCCCCCACCAGGCGCTCTCCTCCCACTCCGCCCAAGAGGATGACCCCCGTCACCAAGCACCACTCTGGCGACCCGTCCCCTGTGCCAGAGACCTCGGGCCCCTCTGGTTctgtccctgtcccagtcccCATACCTACTGTCTCTGTACCCCCCAGCACAGACCGAGGCGACACCAGGGACACCCTCAGAGCAGTAGGGTTCCAACTACCCACCTCTGTCCCTGCACCAGCACCCCGACCTCTGTCCCATATACCCACGTCCACTCCCAGCTCCCACCCCCACTTACAGCTCCCCAACCCTGCCTCCGCACCCCTCCCGGTCCCACTCCCCTTCCCTCAGAAGGACCCTCCCAGCCCCACCACAGAGCCGCCCAGCCACcccccagcctcagtcccagccATCCCCCTTCACATCCTGATCCAGCGGGCCCTGTGCTCCCCCAGCCCGGCTCAGGCTAAACCAGATGGGTCCCAAAGAGCCCACTCCATGCTGTTTGAGTCCCCCCCAGAGTTCCTCACTGAGGCTGGAGGCCGACGCTCCCTACCCGTCACCATAGAACCCCTCAGACT acctgagGATGATGACTTtgacatggaggaggagttggagAAGCTTCACCCTAGAAGGATGCTGCCCCCCAGGCAGCCTGAGCTGGAGCCCAGGAGCAGGAGGGGTCTGGTGGTTGATCCCAGGGTCAGTGTCATCCCAGAAGGCCGGGGGCCCGGAGACAGcagtgaggaggatgaggagacagacTCTGACGGACCCATCCTCTACAGAGATGACGATGAAGACGAGGACAACGATCCACCAA GTGCCTTGGCCAGCCGTGTGACGAGGAAGGACACCCTGGCCCTgaagctggagagagaggagcgggagggaggagagggacaagaCGGAGTCGGctggcagagcagagagcagtggGAGGCACTCAAGAACAAGATCGGTACCACGCTCAACAG GAGGTTGAGTCAGAGACCCACAGCAGAGGAGTTGGAGCAGAGAAACATCCTTCCAG CCAGGAACGAAGCTGATATCAGGGCAGAGCGGAGCGAGATCAAACGCAGACTCACCAGAAAG CTGTCCCAGAGGCCCACCATAGCAGAGCTTCAGGCTAGGAAGATCCTGCGTTTCCATGAGTACGTAGAGTGTACCACGACTCAAGACTACGACCGCCGTGCAGACAAACCTTGGACTAAGCTCACTCCCTCCGACAAG GCTGCCATCCGAAAGGAACTGAACGAGTTCAAGAGCTCTGAGATGGAGGTTCACGAAGAGAGCAGGATCTATACCAG ATTCCATCGGCCTTAG
- the LOC139373574 gene encoding phosphatase and actin regulator 4B-like isoform X3 — MENRDDEVDLQQSTTGSEGGDSSGGTPPSKRKNKFSSFGNMFKPWKWRKKKSSETFLETSIVLERKISVRRPRQELIDRGLLKELPENEGNDVNHSKGPVVKNGQPVPVDRVSESGIRVSRGEAGPGLNPTWLPQGEDPRRGSVPSDDPRSRSRVPSDASRSNRAPLDVDSHARLSVIDLERRSRMPSDVSERRGGSLPRGPAPEEGRQRKEDKEDKREERRDGKEDKREERRDGKEERRDGKEERRDGKEERRDGKEERRDGKEERRDGKEERRDGKEDKREERRDGKVDKREERRNGKEDMREERRDWKEDKREERRDGKEERRDGKEERRDGKEERRDGKEERRDGKEERRDGKEERRDGKEERRDGKEERRGPRDEREERDNREKRDRREERERRDRDDREKSEEGEKEDKEKGGEKDDRREGKERRDDREKRDDRRDDRERKDDRYKIIVREKADERRDDGEERDRRRSPPRPAKPETLLRPFEESRPEVRLHSEMELRQSLQKTSSEDLRSRVRPASEAYRGSTLPRYMPSEEIKGGETRGRAESTGVRFASVHTPDPDSSRREPPPTKQAMLPPKSHLTITTSTEPVRTSTPPSSSTSPAVAVTKPARTVSLIISDDPPPTHSNPVPPVRSSQVPPSSTTGESATPPPVPPHAKQPPVPPPKPTNRNSNPALLVSTLNRASRVQGALSPHYCTSWRRQGELGLYLSLPTYLHRRQTEQACSAELSQAGSGIIVVPAPTRRSPPTPPKRMTPVTKHHSGDPSPVPETSGPSGSVPVPVPIPTVSVPPSTDRGDTRDTLRAVGFQLPTSVPAPAPRPLSHIPTSTPSSHPHLQLPNPASAPLPVPLPFPQKDPPSPTTEPPSHPPASVPAIPLHILIQRALCSPSPAQAKPDGSQRAHSMLFESPPEFLTEAGGRRSLPVTIEPLRLPEDDDFDMEEELEKLHPRRMLPPRQPELEPRSRRGLVVDPRVSVIPEGRGPGDSSEEDEETDSDGPILYRDDDEDEDNDPPSALASRVTRKDTLALKLEREEREGGEGQDGVGWQSREQWEALKNKIGTTLNRRLSQRPTAEELEQRNILPARNEADIRAERSEIKRRLTRKLSQRPTIAELQARKILRFHEYVECTTTQDYDRRADKPWTKLTPSDKAAIRKELNEFKSSEMEVHEESRIYTRFHRP; from the exons ATGATGAGGTGGACTTGCAGCAGAGTACGACAGGGAGTGAGGGGGGTGACTCATCAGGTGGAACCCCTCCCTCCAAACGCAAGAACAAGTTCTCCAGCTTCGGGAATATGTTCAAGCCCTGGaagtggaggaagaagaagagcagCGAGACCTTCCTGGAAACCTCAATAG TGTTGGAGAGGAAGATCTCAGTAAGGAGACCTCGTCAGGAGCTGATTGACAGAGGATTGCTGAAAGAACTGCCGGAGAATG AGGGCAACGACGTGAACCATTCCAAAGGTCCGGTGGTGAAGAATGGCCAGCCAGTACCTGTTGACCGGGTCTCAGAGTCAGGGATCAGGGTGTCCCGGGGGGAGGCAGGCCCAGGGCTCAACCCCACCTGGCTACCCCAGGGAGAGGACCCACGGCGGGGCAGCGTCCCTTCAGACGACCCCCGGAGCAGGAGCCGGGTACCCTCTGACGCCTCGCGCTCCAACCGAGCCCCACTGGACGTAGACTCACACGCCAGGCTATCGGTCATAGATCTGGAGAGACGAAGTAGAATGCCGTCTGacgtgtcagagaggagaggagggtcacTACCGAGAGGACCTGCTCCCGAGGAGGGGAGGCAACGGAAAGAGGATAAAGAGGAcaagcgagaggagaggagagatgggaaagaggacaagagagaggagaggcgagacgggaaagaggagaggcgagacgggaaagaggagaggcgagacgggaaagaggagaggcgagacgggaaagaggagaggcgagacgggaaagaggagaggcgagacgggaaagaggagaggcgagacgggaaagaggacaagagagaggagaggcgagacgGGAAAGtggacaagagagaggagaggcgaaacgggaaagaggacatgagagaggagaggagagactggaaagaggacaagagagaggagaggcgagacgggaaggaggagaggcgagacgggaaggaggagaggcgagacgggaaggaggagaggcgagacgggaaggaggagaggcgagacgggaaggaggagaggcgagacgggaaggaggagaggagagacgggaaggaggagaggagagacgggaaggaggagaggagaggtcctcgtgatgagagggaggagagagacaacagggaaAAGAGAGACCggcgagaggagagggaaaggagggacaGAGATGATCGAGAGAAGAgcgaagagggggagaaggaggacaaggagaagggaggagaaaaagatgacagaagagagggaaaagagagaagagatgatCGTGAGAAAAGAGACGACAGGAGAGATGACCGAGAAAGAAAAGATGACCGGTACAAGATAATTGTTCGTGAAAAGGCAGACGAAAGGAGagatgatggggaggagagggataggaggaggagtCCTCCTAGGCCTGCTAAACCAGAGACCCTCTTGAGACCTTTTGAAGAGAGTCGTCCTGAGGTCAGACTTCACTCTGAGATGGAGCTAAGGCAGAGTCTCCAGAAGACCTCCTCAGAGGACCTCCGTAGCAGGGTCCGTCCTGCCTCTGAGGCTTACCGCGGGAGCACCCTGCCCAGGTACATGCCATCTGAGGAGATCAAAGGAGGGGAGACCCGCGGACGAGCAG AGTCCACTGGTGTCCGCTTCGCCTCTGTCCACACCCCAGATCCTGACTCCTCCCGTAGAGAGCCGCCTCCTACCAAACAGGCCATGCTCCCTCCTAAGAGCCACCTCACTATCACCACCTCCACGGAGCCTGTCCGGACCTccaccccaccctcctcctctacctcccctgcTGTAGCAGTGACCAAGCCCGCCAGGACTGTCTCCCTGATCATCAGTGATGACCCTCCTCCCACCCACTCCAACCCTGTCCCCCCTGTACGTTCCAGCCAGgtacccccctcctccaccacggGGGAATCGGCCACTCCTCCCCCCGTACCCCCCCATGCCAAGCAGCCACCTGTCCCCCCACCCAAACCCACCAACCGCAACAGCAACCCTGCTCTGCTTG TGTCCACATTGAACAGGGCCTCCAGGGTCCAAGGTGCCCTTTCTCCTCACTACTGTACCAGCTGGAGAAGGCAGGGGGAGCTGGGCCTGTACCTTTCCCTGCCCACCTACCTCCACCGCCGACAGACTGAACAAGCCTGCTCAG CGGAGCTCTCTCAGGCTGGCAGTGGTATCATCGTTGTTCCTGCCCCCACCAGGCGCTCTCCTCCCACTCCGCCCAAGAGGATGACCCCCGTCACCAAGCACCACTCTGGCGACCCGTCCCCTGTGCCAGAGACCTCGGGCCCCTCTGGTTctgtccctgtcccagtcccCATACCTACTGTCTCTGTACCCCCCAGCACAGACCGAGGCGACACCAGGGACACCCTCAGAGCAGTAGGGTTCCAACTACCCACCTCTGTCCCTGCACCAGCACCCCGACCTCTGTCCCATATACCCACGTCCACTCCCAGCTCCCACCCCCACTTACAGCTCCCCAACCCTGCCTCCGCACCCCTCCCGGTCCCACTCCCCTTCCCTCAGAAGGACCCTCCCAGCCCCACCACAGAGCCGCCCAGCCACcccccagcctcagtcccagccATCCCCCTTCACATCCTGATCCAGCGGGCCCTGTGCTCCCCCAGCCCGGCTCAGGCTAAACCAGATGGGTCCCAAAGAGCCCACTCCATGCTGTTTGAGTCCCCCCCAGAGTTCCTCACTGAGGCTGGAGGCCGACGCTCCCTACCCGTCACCATAGAACCCCTCAGACT acctgagGATGATGACTTtgacatggaggaggagttggagAAGCTTCACCCTAGAAGGATGCTGCCCCCCAGGCAGCCTGAGCTGGAGCCCAGGAGCAGGAGGGGTCTGGTGGTTGATCCCAGGGTCAGTGTCATCCCAGAAGGCCGGGGGCCCGGAGACAGcagtgaggaggatgaggagacagacTCTGACGGACCCATCCTCTACAGAGATGACGATGAAGACGAGGACAACGATCCACCAA GTGCCTTGGCCAGCCGTGTGACGAGGAAGGACACCCTGGCCCTgaagctggagagagaggagcgggagggaggagagggacaagaCGGAGTCGGctggcagagcagagagcagtggGAGGCACTCAAGAACAAGATCGGTACCACGCTCAACAG GAGGTTGAGTCAGAGACCCACAGCAGAGGAGTTGGAGCAGAGAAACATCCTTCCAG CCAGGAACGAAGCTGATATCAGGGCAGAGCGGAGCGAGATCAAACGCAGACTCACCAGAAAG CTGTCCCAGAGGCCCACCATAGCAGAGCTTCAGGCTAGGAAGATCCTGCGTTTCCATGAGTACGTAGAGTGTACCACGACTCAAGACTACGACCGCCGTGCAGACAAACCTTGGACTAAGCTCACTCCCTCCGACAAG GCTGCCATCCGAAAGGAACTGAACGAGTTCAAGAGCTCTGAGATGGAGGTTCACGAAGAGAGCAGGATCTATACCAG ATTCCATCGGCCTTAG
- the LOC139373574 gene encoding phosphatase and actin regulator 4B-like isoform X5, which produces MAVQYDEVDLQQSTTGSEGGDSSGGTPPSKRKNKFSSFGNMFKPWKWRKKKSSETFLETSIVLERKISVRRPRQELIDRGLLKELPENEGNDVNHSKGPVVKNGQPVPVDRVSESGIRVSRGEAGPGLNPTWLPQGEDPRRGSVPSDDPRSRSRVPSDASRSNRAPLDVDSHARLSVIDLERRSRMPSDVSERRGGSLPRGPAPEEGRQRKEDKEDKREERRDGKEDKREERRDGKEERRDGKEERRDGKEERRDGKEERRDGKEERRDGKEERRDGKEDKREERRDGKVDKREERRNGKEDMREERRDWKEDKREERRDGKEERRDGKEERRDGKEERRDGKEERRDGKEERRDGKEERRDGKEERRDGKEERRGPRDEREERDNREKRDRREERERRDRDDREKSEEGEKEDKEKGGEKDDRREGKERRDDREKRDDRRDDRERKDDRYKIIVREKADERRDDGEERDRRRSPPRPAKPETLLRPFEESRPEVRLHSEMELRQSLQKTSSEDLRSRVRPASEAYRGSTLPRYMPSEEIKGGETRGRAESTGVRFASVHTPDPDSSRREPPPTKQAMLPPKSHLTITTSTEPVRTSTPPSSSTSPAVAVTKPARTVSLIISDDPPPTHSNPVPPVRSSQVPPSSTTGESATPPPVPPHAKQPPVPPPKPTNRNSNPALLAELSQAGSGIIVVPAPTRRSPPTPPKRMTPVTKHHSGDPSPVPETSGPSGSVPVPVPIPTVSVPPSTDRGDTRDTLRAVGFQLPTSVPAPAPRPLSHIPTSTPSSHPHLQLPNPASAPLPVPLPFPQKDPPSPTTEPPSHPPASVPAIPLHILIQRALCSPSPAQAKPDGSQRAHSMLFESPPEFLTEAGGRRSLPVTIEPLRLPEDDDFDMEEELEKLHPRRMLPPRQPELEPRSRRGLVVDPRVSVIPEGRGPGDSSEEDEETDSDGPILYRDDDEDEDNDPPSALASRVTRKDTLALKLEREEREGGEGQDGVGWQSREQWEALKNKIGTTLNRRLSQRPTAEELEQRNILPARNEADIRAERSEIKRRLTRKLSQRPTIAELQARKILRFHEYVECTTTQDYDRRADKPWTKLTPSDKAAIRKELNEFKSSEMEVHEESRIYTRFHRP; this is translated from the exons ATGATGAGGTGGACTTGCAGCAGAGTACGACAGGGAGTGAGGGGGGTGACTCATCAGGTGGAACCCCTCCCTCCAAACGCAAGAACAAGTTCTCCAGCTTCGGGAATATGTTCAAGCCCTGGaagtggaggaagaagaagagcagCGAGACCTTCCTGGAAACCTCAATAG TGTTGGAGAGGAAGATCTCAGTAAGGAGACCTCGTCAGGAGCTGATTGACAGAGGATTGCTGAAAGAACTGCCGGAGAATG AGGGCAACGACGTGAACCATTCCAAAGGTCCGGTGGTGAAGAATGGCCAGCCAGTACCTGTTGACCGGGTCTCAGAGTCAGGGATCAGGGTGTCCCGGGGGGAGGCAGGCCCAGGGCTCAACCCCACCTGGCTACCCCAGGGAGAGGACCCACGGCGGGGCAGCGTCCCTTCAGACGACCCCCGGAGCAGGAGCCGGGTACCCTCTGACGCCTCGCGCTCCAACCGAGCCCCACTGGACGTAGACTCACACGCCAGGCTATCGGTCATAGATCTGGAGAGACGAAGTAGAATGCCGTCTGacgtgtcagagaggagaggagggtcacTACCGAGAGGACCTGCTCCCGAGGAGGGGAGGCAACGGAAAGAGGATAAAGAGGAcaagcgagaggagaggagagatgggaaagaggacaagagagaggagaggcgagacgggaaagaggagaggcgagacgggaaagaggagaggcgagacgggaaagaggagaggcgagacgggaaagaggagaggcgagacgggaaagaggagaggcgagacgggaaagaggagaggcgagacgggaaagaggacaagagagaggagaggcgagacgGGAAAGtggacaagagagaggagaggcgaaacgggaaagaggacatgagagaggagaggagagactggaaagaggacaagagagaggagaggcgagacgggaaggaggagaggcgagacgggaaggaggagaggcgagacgggaaggaggagaggcgagacgggaaggaggagaggcgagacgggaaggaggagaggcgagacgggaaggaggagaggagagacgggaaggaggagaggagagacgggaaggaggagaggagaggtcctcgtgatgagagggaggagagagacaacagggaaAAGAGAGACCggcgagaggagagggaaaggagggacaGAGATGATCGAGAGAAGAgcgaagagggggagaaggaggacaaggagaagggaggagaaaaagatgacagaagagagggaaaagagagaagagatgatCGTGAGAAAAGAGACGACAGGAGAGATGACCGAGAAAGAAAAGATGACCGGTACAAGATAATTGTTCGTGAAAAGGCAGACGAAAGGAGagatgatggggaggagagggataggaggaggagtCCTCCTAGGCCTGCTAAACCAGAGACCCTCTTGAGACCTTTTGAAGAGAGTCGTCCTGAGGTCAGACTTCACTCTGAGATGGAGCTAAGGCAGAGTCTCCAGAAGACCTCCTCAGAGGACCTCCGTAGCAGGGTCCGTCCTGCCTCTGAGGCTTACCGCGGGAGCACCCTGCCCAGGTACATGCCATCTGAGGAGATCAAAGGAGGGGAGACCCGCGGACGAGCAG AGTCCACTGGTGTCCGCTTCGCCTCTGTCCACACCCCAGATCCTGACTCCTCCCGTAGAGAGCCGCCTCCTACCAAACAGGCCATGCTCCCTCCTAAGAGCCACCTCACTATCACCACCTCCACGGAGCCTGTCCGGACCTccaccccaccctcctcctctacctcccctgcTGTAGCAGTGACCAAGCCCGCCAGGACTGTCTCCCTGATCATCAGTGATGACCCTCCTCCCACCCACTCCAACCCTGTCCCCCCTGTACGTTCCAGCCAGgtacccccctcctccaccacggGGGAATCGGCCACTCCTCCCCCCGTACCCCCCCATGCCAAGCAGCCACCTGTCCCCCCACCCAAACCCACCAACCGCAACAGCAACCCTGCTCTGCTTG CGGAGCTCTCTCAGGCTGGCAGTGGTATCATCGTTGTTCCTGCCCCCACCAGGCGCTCTCCTCCCACTCCGCCCAAGAGGATGACCCCCGTCACCAAGCACCACTCTGGCGACCCGTCCCCTGTGCCAGAGACCTCGGGCCCCTCTGGTTctgtccctgtcccagtcccCATACCTACTGTCTCTGTACCCCCCAGCACAGACCGAGGCGACACCAGGGACACCCTCAGAGCAGTAGGGTTCCAACTACCCACCTCTGTCCCTGCACCAGCACCCCGACCTCTGTCCCATATACCCACGTCCACTCCCAGCTCCCACCCCCACTTACAGCTCCCCAACCCTGCCTCCGCACCCCTCCCGGTCCCACTCCCCTTCCCTCAGAAGGACCCTCCCAGCCCCACCACAGAGCCGCCCAGCCACcccccagcctcagtcccagccATCCCCCTTCACATCCTGATCCAGCGGGCCCTGTGCTCCCCCAGCCCGGCTCAGGCTAAACCAGATGGGTCCCAAAGAGCCCACTCCATGCTGTTTGAGTCCCCCCCAGAGTTCCTCACTGAGGCTGGAGGCCGACGCTCCCTACCCGTCACCATAGAACCCCTCAGACT acctgagGATGATGACTTtgacatggaggaggagttggagAAGCTTCACCCTAGAAGGATGCTGCCCCCCAGGCAGCCTGAGCTGGAGCCCAGGAGCAGGAGGGGTCTGGTGGTTGATCCCAGGGTCAGTGTCATCCCAGAAGGCCGGGGGCCCGGAGACAGcagtgaggaggatgaggagacagacTCTGACGGACCCATCCTCTACAGAGATGACGATGAAGACGAGGACAACGATCCACCAA GTGCCTTGGCCAGCCGTGTGACGAGGAAGGACACCCTGGCCCTgaagctggagagagaggagcgggagggaggagagggacaagaCGGAGTCGGctggcagagcagagagcagtggGAGGCACTCAAGAACAAGATCGGTACCACGCTCAACAG GAGGTTGAGTCAGAGACCCACAGCAGAGGAGTTGGAGCAGAGAAACATCCTTCCAG CCAGGAACGAAGCTGATATCAGGGCAGAGCGGAGCGAGATCAAACGCAGACTCACCAGAAAG CTGTCCCAGAGGCCCACCATAGCAGAGCTTCAGGCTAGGAAGATCCTGCGTTTCCATGAGTACGTAGAGTGTACCACGACTCAAGACTACGACCGCCGTGCAGACAAACCTTGGACTAAGCTCACTCCCTCCGACAAG GCTGCCATCCGAAAGGAACTGAACGAGTTCAAGAGCTCTGAGATGGAGGTTCACGAAGAGAGCAGGATCTATACCAG ATTCCATCGGCCTTAG